A genomic stretch from Helianthus annuus cultivar XRQ/B chromosome 1, HanXRQr2.0-SUNRISE, whole genome shotgun sequence includes:
- the LOC110933185 gene encoding uncharacterized protein LOC110933185 has protein sequence MEQKHICASICDCLPTLSENHPWLVDHNLEDDNRDHIIYTTRDPPSQHMYRIPSFLGRRVQGCFYGWVILSNHPHNDMWSLWNPKTSKTIRLPRLIPKKGDRGSSSLRQCCLSSPPDDHGSIFMLTIKEYTIAFCRLDCKRKRLKWVEMSYAKQMKNITGGYDGFLHSLTCCNGKVYALNSVRSNGFVIQIDIVVKGTEVVISLLPYVEHHPSYYINERLASVSFLKGWCTELFYIELSFVKEDHVETKTVGDVDVFKLDTTDIRWEKLEDMKDAAFFLDLTHGGYSAFYSPAIGSELGGYVHFLDRSGLVINSYDVKNKTIALSSMPTRHTSMLERRLQGDDGEIKFKQEEDSRNEMVVRDDEVDSKLRLFDIPLDVLKTIMELCVGVEYLNFRATCKKCQIAAPMIRWSKGEYSLVSPWLMVLDKERGVISFIDPMFGDKYYIKTPKELTGDMVIHCSLGGWVLIRRRTREGTREGPLMFYNPFTSDIRVLPPVPHLDTCSFSAPPTSSDCVVVGFTFTPRSRKWRVYVHFVARESLWIGFDLSFCDDDLPSFHSGTQWHEYLYALYYDGGLGFVRTQPTIGTYVQISACFKGPRSSCRSPKQHFLMKCDDPFLVVLVIVGEFGECVEVFKLNGSYEWEKTESLGRDTIYICGKACLCIEAKTPEMANRIYFPCVRSENRKIVFYSLETRRYHTSDVEESFGDFMGTQHHLDQHVWIEPCWS, from the exons ATGGAGCAGAAGCATATTTGTGCTTCCATATGTGATTGCTTACCCACCCTATCTGAAAACCATCCTTGGTTGGTTGATCATAACCTCGAAGACGACAACCGAGACCATATTATCTACACCACGCGTGACCCGCCGTCTCAACACATGTATCGAATTCCTTCGTTCCTCGGGAGACGTGTCCAGGGATGTTTCTATGGCTGGGTGATCCTCTCAAACCATCCGCACAACGACATGTGGTCTCTTTGGAACCCGAAGACTTCTAAAACTATACGCCTCCCCCGCTTGATTCCAAAAAAAGGAGATCGAGGTTCGAGTAGTCTTCGACAATGTTGTCTGTCATCCCCTCCCGATGATCACGGTTCAATTTTCATGTTAACAATTAAAGAATATACCATTGCTTTTTGTCGGCTAGACTGTAAAAGAAAGAGGTTAAAATGGGTGGAAATGTCATATGCGAAACAGATGAAGAACATAACGGGGGGCTACGATGGTTTTTTGCATAGCCTAACTTGTTGCAATGGTAAAGTGTACGCGTTGAATAGTGTGCGTAGTAATGGGTTTGTTATACAAATTGATATTGTGGTTAAGGGTACAGAAGTTGTGATAAGTCTATTACCGTACGTGGAACACCACCCGTCTTATTACATCAATGAACGTTTGGCCTCGGTTTCTTTTCTGAAAGGATGGTGTACGGAATTGTTCTACATTGAATTAAGTTTTGTTAAGGAGGACCACGTGGAAACGAAAACTGTTGGTGATGTGGACGTGTTTAAACTGGACACGACTGATATACGATGGGAGAAACTGGAAGATATGAAAGACGCTGCATTCTTTTTGGATCTTACTCATGGTGGTTACTCTGCATTTTACAGCCCTGCAATTGGCTCGGAGTTAGGGGGTTATGTACACTTTCTTGACAGATCCGGACTAGTAATAAACTCATACGACGTCAAGAATAAAACCATAGCCTTATCTTCAATGCCAACGCGCCACACATCAATGTTGGAACGCAG GTTACAAGGTGATGACGGAGAGATCAAGTTTAAACAAGAAGAGGACAGCAGAAATGAGATGGTGGTAAGGGATGACGAGGTTGATAGTAAGTTACGCCTTTTTGACATTCCGTTGGATGTTTTGAAGACGATTATGGAGCTTTGTGTCGGCGTCGAATACCTCAACTTCCGTGCTACATGCAAGAAATGCCAGATAGCAGCACCGATGATCCGATGGAGTAAGGGAGAGTATTCATTAGTTTCACCGTGGCTGATGGTGTTGGACAAAGAGCGAGGCGTTATCTCTTTCATTGATCCTATGTTTGGTGACAAGTACTACATAAAGACACCTAAAGAATTAACTGGTGATATGGTAATACATTGTTCATTGGGTGGTTGGGTGCTTATACGTAGACGTACACGTGAGGGTACGCGTGAGGGCCCACTGATGTTCTATAACCCCTTCACAAGTGATATCCGTGTGCTTCCACCCGTGCCTCATTTAGACACCTGTAGTTTCTCCGCACCACCTACTTCCTCCGATTGCGTGGTGGTTGGATTTACATTTACACCACGTAGCCGCAAATGGCGTGTTTACGTGCACTTTGTAGCTAGAGAATCCTTATGGATTGGGTTCGATCTAAGCTTTTGTGATGACGACTTACCCTCCTTTCATTCTGGAACACAATGGCACGAATATCTTTATGCTTTGTATTACGATGGAGGACTTGGTTTCGTACGTACACAGCCGACTATAGGAACATATGTTCAAATTAGTGCTTGCTTTAAAGGCCCAAGAAGTAGTTGCAGATCTCCGAAACAacattttttaatgaaatgtGATGATCCGTTTTTAGTAGTACTAGTCATCGTGGGCGAATTTGGAGAATGCGTTGAGGTATTCAAGTTGAATGGTTCTTACGAATGGGAGAAAACAGAGAGTTTAGGAAGGGACACGATTTATATTTGTGGTAAGGCATGCCTTTGCATCGAAGCCAAAACGCCAGAAATGGCGAACAGGATTTACTTTCCGTGTGTACGTTCTGAGAACAGGAAGATAGTGTTCTATTCCCTTGAAACAAGAAGGTATCATACATCCGATGTAGAAGAAAGTTTTGGGGATTTCATGGGAACACAACATCATCTCGACCAGCATGTTTGGATTGAACCATGTTGGTCGTAG